Proteins found in one Phalacrocorax carbo chromosome 14, bPhaCar2.1, whole genome shotgun sequence genomic segment:
- the MYL9 gene encoding myosin regulatory light polypeptide 9, translating to MSSKRAKAKTTKKRPQRATSNVFAMFDQSQIQEFKEAFNMIDQNRDGFIDKEDLHDMLASLGKNPTDEYLEGMMSEAPGPINFTMFLTMFGEKLNGTDPEDVIRNAFACFDEEASGFIHEDHLRELLTTMGDRFTDEEVDEMYREAPIDKKGNFNYVEFTRILKHGAKDKDD from the exons ATGTCCAGCAAACGTGCCAAAGCCAAGACCACCAAGAAGCGCCCCCAGCGCGCCACCTCCAACGTCTTTGCCATGTTCGACCAGTCGCAGATCCAGGAGTTCAAGGAAGCCTTCAACATGATCGACCAGAACCGCGATGGCTTCATTGACAAGGAGGATCTGCATGACATGCTGGCTTCCCTTG GGAAGAACCCCACCGATGAGTACCTGGAGGGCATGATGAGTGAGGCGCCTGGGCCCATCAACTTCACCATGTTCCTCACCATGTTCGGGGAGAAGCTGAATGGCACTGACCCGGAGGACGTCATCCGCAACGCCTTCGCCTGCTTCGATGAGGAGGCGTCAG GCTTCATTCACGAGGACCATCTGCGGGAGCTGCTGACCACCATGGGAGACAGGTTTACTGACGAGGAGGTGGATGAGATGTACCGGGAGGCGCCCATTGACAAGAAGGGCAACTTCAACTATGTGGAGTTCACCCGCATCCTGAAGCATGGGGCCAAGGACAAGGATGATTAG
- the RAB5IF gene encoding GEL complex subunit OPTI, protein MSGARRREEPPHAHQHAVANGGAAGRGSVWGKALRSDSAWHDKDEFLDVIYWFRQIIAVILGIIWGVVPLKGFVGIAVFCLINAGVLYLYFSSFQQIDEEEYGGTWELTKEGFMTSFALFLVVWIIFYTAIHYD, encoded by the exons aTGAGCGGCGCGCGGCGCAGGGAGGAGCCGCCGCACGCGCACCAGCACGCGGTGGCCAACGGCGGTGCGGCCGGGCGCGGCTCCGTGTGGGGCAAGGCGCTGCGCAGCGACTCTGCCTGGCACGACAAG GATGAGTTTTTAGATGTCATCTACTGGTTCCGGCAGATCATTGCAGTTATTCTGGGAATCATCTGGGGAGTAGTTCCTCTGAAGGGATTCGTGGGAATAGCAGT ATTCTGCCTGATCAATGCTGGTGTTCTGTACCTCTACTTCAGTAGCTTCCAGCAGATAGATGAGGAGGAGTATGGCGGGACATGGGAGCTAACAAAGGAAGGATTCATGACATCTTTTGCACTGTTTCTG GTTGTTTGGATAATCTTCTATACTGCCATCCACTATGATTGA